In Lacrimispora indolis DSM 755, a genomic segment contains:
- a CDS encoding tocopherol cyclase family protein, whose product MKNLNENIKTRLNKPFFEGWYFKHQNEDTVLAFIPGQSIDERGGKHPFLQIIWNENSYTMDFSQEDCLIDRKNRRIILGDNMFSPGGVKLDIHSNDMVIQGVIRYGPLSPIDYSIMGPFQLVPFMECRHEIISMSHSLMGSLRVNGKVLDFTGERGYIEGDRGRSFPRDYLWLQCNRFKEEASVMVSIAHIPFIGYSFQGCICVIQHKGREYRFATYLGVKVVCKRETAVILRQGEYSFKIFLSNRNRKKAARFSHKLLAPDQGKMVRSIKEEHLLLARFLLYKKEELIFDLTSDHVSFEYVPGPENGQSI is encoded by the coding sequence ATGAAAAACCTTAATGAAAATATAAAAACCAGATTAAACAAACCGTTTTTTGAGGGCTGGTATTTTAAGCATCAAAATGAAGACACGGTCCTGGCTTTTATTCCCGGCCAAAGCATAGATGAAAGGGGAGGGAAGCATCCGTTTTTACAAATCATATGGAATGAAAACTCTTATACTATGGATTTTTCGCAGGAGGACTGCCTGATTGACAGAAAGAACAGAAGAATCATTCTTGGAGACAATATGTTTTCCCCTGGCGGAGTAAAGCTGGATATTCATTCAAATGACATGGTTATCCAGGGAGTGATCCGCTATGGCCCCTTAAGCCCCATTGATTATTCCATTATGGGTCCCTTTCAATTGGTCCCTTTTATGGAATGCAGACATGAGATCATCAGCATGTCCCACAGCCTGATGGGAAGCTTGAGGGTCAATGGAAAGGTTCTGGATTTTACTGGAGAAAGGGGGTATATTGAGGGAGACCGGGGAAGATCTTTTCCCAGAGATTATTTATGGCTTCAATGCAACCGGTTTAAGGAAGAAGCATCGGTCATGGTTTCCATTGCCCATATTCCTTTTATCGGATACAGCTTTCAGGGCTGTATCTGCGTCATCCAGCATAAGGGCAGAGAATACCGCTTTGCCACTTATCTGGGAGTAAAGGTGGTATGCAAAAGGGAAACAGCAGTCATATTAAGGCAGGGGGAGTATTCCTTTAAGATATTTTTATCAAACAGGAACAGAAAGAAAGCTGCCAGGTTTTCCCATAAGCTTTTGGCTCCTGATCAGGGAAAGATGGTGCGTTCCATAAAAGAGGAGCATTTATTGCTGGCCAGGTTTTTGCTGTATAAAAAGGAGGAGCTGATATTTGATTTAACAAGTGATCACGTGAGCTT
- a CDS encoding sensor domain-containing diguanylate cyclase/phosphohydrolase, whose translation MIKWIKDKRDALKHRGDPLKQEGIKICILYLLFGFIWIYFSDKIVNRLVYNPSTRMMIHTYKGIMYVLFTAAVLYYLISNLLRKVEQAESRLNKSNADLSSANEELKEYVDQLTVSEWELRIQYEKIVDYDQRLNVSEEKYKAVISQMQLGMALYEGSAGDDIFKYRLVDANHSHEVLTGLIKEDILGKYFSEIHKNMEPENLGMLIRTIKTGESTRYERFQRNTGYYYEIIASRPKKNQLAIILNDITKRKEAEERLNYLSYHDQLTGMYNRRFFEKELRRLDVSAYYPLTITMADINGLKLMNDSFGHTAGDKYIQKVARVLKACCREKDIICRLGGDEFIILSPNTDVKEIKEIIARANERTRREAVNKITLSVSFGYSVKHREDESILEVFKKAEDFMYKKKLLESSGMRGKTIYTIMAALHEKNPREEQHSLRVSELCEKMGTALGMQEDEVKELKTVGLLHDIGKVAIEEGILNKNGKLVEKEWEEIRKHPEIGYRILSTVNELSEMADYVLAHHERWDGNGYPKGLKGNEIPVQSRIIAIADAYDAMISERSYRKALSKEYAISELIRGAGTQFCGEYVHLFIDKVVQDMEMSL comes from the coding sequence ATGATTAAATGGATAAAGGATAAAAGGGATGCTCTCAAACACAGAGGAGATCCATTGAAGCAGGAAGGAATTAAAATCTGCATCTTGTATTTACTTTTTGGTTTTATCTGGATCTATTTTTCCGACAAAATCGTGAACAGGCTGGTTTACAATCCTTCCACAAGGATGATGATCCATACCTATAAGGGAATTATGTATGTTTTATTTACTGCTGCGGTCCTTTATTATCTCATATCCAACCTTTTAAGAAAGGTGGAACAGGCGGAAAGCAGGCTGAACAAGAGCAACGCTGATCTGTCTTCCGCCAATGAAGAACTTAAGGAATACGTGGATCAGCTGACTGTATCAGAATGGGAACTGAGGATTCAGTATGAAAAGATCGTGGATTATGATCAAAGATTAAATGTAAGCGAAGAGAAATATAAGGCTGTCATCAGCCAGATGCAATTAGGCATGGCATTGTATGAGGGAAGCGCTGGTGATGACATTTTTAAATACAGGCTGGTGGATGCCAATCACAGCCATGAAGTTCTGACAGGATTAATAAAAGAGGATATTTTAGGAAAATATTTTTCAGAAATACATAAAAACATGGAGCCGGAAAATCTGGGCATGCTGATCCGGACCATAAAAACAGGAGAATCCACCCGCTATGAGCGGTTTCAGAGGAACACCGGTTATTATTATGAGATCATCGCGTCACGTCCCAAGAAAAACCAGCTGGCCATTATTTTAAATGACATTACAAAGAGAAAAGAGGCAGAGGAGCGGTTAAATTACTTAAGCTACCATGACCAGCTGACAGGAATGTATAACAGGAGATTTTTTGAGAAAGAACTGAGAAGGCTGGATGTTTCTGCTTACTATCCCTTAACCATTACCATGGCCGATATCAATGGTTTAAAGCTTATGAACGATTCCTTCGGCCATACGGCAGGAGATAAATATATTCAAAAAGTGGCACGGGTATTGAAAGCGTGCTGCAGGGAAAAGGATATCATATGCCGTCTGGGCGGAGATGAATTCATCATCCTTTCTCCCAATACGGATGTGAAAGAAATCAAAGAGATCATTGCAAGGGCCAATGAGCGGACCAGGCGGGAAGCCGTAAATAAGATCACTCTTTCGGTTTCGTTCGGGTACAGCGTAAAACACAGGGAGGATGAATCCATATTAGAAGTTTTTAAAAAGGCTGAGGACTTTATGTATAAGAAAAAGCTGCTGGAAAGCTCAGGCATGAGAGGAAAAACCATTTACACCATTATGGCGGCGCTGCATGAGAAAAACCCAAGGGAAGAACAGCATTCTCTCCGGGTGTCCGAGCTGTGCGAAAAAATGGGGACAGCCCTTGGCATGCAGGAGGATGAAGTAAAGGAGCTAAAGACCGTTGGCCTTTTGCACGATATCGGCAAGGTGGCAATTGAAGAAGGGATACTGAATAAAAACGGAAAGCTGGTTGAAAAGGAATGGGAAGAAATTAGAAAACACCCGGAAATCGGCTACCGCATTTTAAGCACAGTCAATGAGCTGTCAGAGATGGCGGATTACGTTCTGGCCCACCATGAACGGTGGGATGGAAACGGCTATCCCAAGGGACTAAAGGGGAATGAAATACCGGTCCAATCCAGAATCATTGCCATTGCAGATGCATACGATGCCATGATCAGCGAAAGAAGCTACCGCAAGGCATTATCAAAGGAATATGCCATCAGCGAGCTGATTAGGGGCGCCGGCACCCAGTTCTGCGGGGAGTATGTCCATTTATTTATAGATAAGGTGGTTCAGGACATGGAAATGAGCCTGTAA
- a CDS encoding flavin reductase family protein, giving the protein MLKPVDLKQVPMDAITMIGKEWMLISAGNQEKYNMMTASWGGIGIMWNKSVTSIVLRPQRYTLEFVDQSDYYALSFFGENCRSALNYCGSHSGRDVDKEKETGLTPVFDAQAPYFAEARLVLICRKLYKQKIDPKGFFDKTLDEQNYPNKDYHEHFIGEIVKVLKADE; this is encoded by the coding sequence ATGTTAAAACCAGTTGATTTAAAACAAGTGCCCATGGACGCGATCACTATGATAGGAAAGGAATGGATGCTGATTTCTGCCGGAAACCAGGAAAAGTATAATATGATGACAGCCAGCTGGGGAGGAATCGGGATCATGTGGAACAAAAGTGTTACCAGCATTGTTCTCCGCCCCCAGAGATATACCCTGGAATTTGTGGATCAAAGTGATTATTACGCTCTCAGTTTTTTCGGTGAAAATTGCAGATCAGCCTTAAATTACTGCGGCTCCCACTCCGGACGGGACGTGGACAAAGAAAAAGAGACAGGTCTTACTCCCGTTTTTGATGCACAAGCCCCTTATTTTGCCGAGGCCAGACTGGTGCTTATCTGCCGTAAGCTTTATAAGCAGAAAATTGATCCAAAGGGCTTTTTTGACAAGACCTTAGATGAACAAAACTATCCCAATAAGGATTACCATGAACATTTTATAGGGGAGATCGTTAAGGTTTTAAAGGCAGATGAATGA
- a CDS encoding nucleotidyltransferase family protein: MKLALILLAAGDSRRFNGNKLLHEFNGKPMYQYILEEVEMLPDDLFDRKVVVTQYQEIMDCMKDHGYEVVVNMESSLGISHSIHLALKALEEEETDYFFAVCDQPYLKAATIGGLVKGWRDSGKGIGCLCNMGALGNPAIFSRNYLKELLSLEGDVGGKRIIRKHIEDLYLHEVPDGLELVDIDVRKDSLS, encoded by the coding sequence ATGAAACTGGCACTTATCCTTCTGGCAGCAGGTGACAGCCGCAGATTTAACGGCAATAAGCTGCTTCATGAATTCAATGGAAAACCCATGTACCAATATATTTTAGAGGAAGTCGAAATGCTTCCTGATGATCTTTTTGACAGGAAAGTGGTCGTCACCCAGTACCAGGAGATCATGGACTGTATGAAGGATCATGGCTATGAGGTGGTGGTAAACATGGAGAGCAGTCTTGGGATATCCCACTCCATTCATCTGGCGTTAAAAGCTCTTGAGGAGGAAGAAACAGATTATTTCTTTGCAGTCTGTGACCAGCCTTATTTAAAGGCAGCTACCATAGGAGGCCTGGTAAAGGGCTGGCGGGACAGCGGAAAGGGGATCGGTTGTCTGTGCAACATGGGAGCTTTGGGAAATCCGGCCATATTTTCCAGGAATTACTTAAAAGAGCTGCTTTCACTGGAAGGAGATGTAGGAGGAAAACGGATCATCCGGAAACATATTGAGGATTTGTACCTTCATGAGGTGCCGGACGGTTTGGAACTGGTGGATATTGATGTACGGAAAGATTCTTTGTCCTGA
- the yqeB gene encoding selenium-dependent molybdenum cofactor biosynthesis protein YqeB translates to MKVLIKGAGDLATGIGCRLHRCGFDLVMTDIAVPTTVRRTVAFSRAVYEEKAKVEDVTGVLCNSLEEIREAVAGDKVAVIVDKECRIRETWKPDVVVDAIIAKKNLGTLITDAAVVVGVGPGFTAGLDCHVVVETKRGHNLGRCIWEGSAYPNTGVPGMIGGYDKERIIRATADGVFRGQVRIGDLVEKGGLVGYSGDSPIYAQVGGVVRGLLQDGVEVIKGMKSGDVDPRGIIESCYTISDKASSIGGGVLEAILSMEKKRRREAPEREK, encoded by the coding sequence ATGAAGGTATTGATAAAAGGGGCCGGCGACCTGGCCACAGGCATTGGCTGCCGGCTGCACCGATGCGGTTTTGACCTGGTCATGACAGATATTGCCGTTCCCACTACGGTACGGAGGACAGTGGCTTTTTCAAGAGCAGTCTACGAAGAAAAGGCAAAGGTGGAAGATGTTACAGGAGTTTTATGCAATAGTCTGGAGGAGATCCGTGAGGCTGTCGCAGGGGACAAAGTTGCGGTGATCGTAGACAAGGAATGCAGGATCAGGGAAACATGGAAGCCGGATGTGGTGGTGGATGCCATTATTGCAAAAAAGAACCTGGGAACCTTGATCACCGATGCAGCTGTGGTGGTGGGCGTTGGACCCGGCTTTACCGCAGGGCTTGACTGCCATGTTGTGGTGGAAACCAAACGTGGCCATAACCTGGGCCGGTGCATCTGGGAGGGAAGCGCTTATCCCAATACAGGTGTTCCGGGCATGATCGGCGGCTATGACAAAGAAAGGATCATACGCGCAACGGCTGACGGAGTGTTTAGAGGCCAGGTCAGGATCGGTGATCTGGTGGAAAAAGGCGGCCTGGTGGGCTATTCCGGGGATTCTCCTATTTATGCCCAGGTGGGCGGCGTTGTCAGAGGGCTGCTTCAGGACGGCGTGGAAGTGATAAAGGGAATGAAGTCAGGAGACGTTGATCCCAGAGGGATCATTGAAAGCTGCTATACTATCTCAGATAAAGCCTCTTCCATCGGCGGCGGTGTTCTGGAGGCGATCTTAAGCATGGAGAAGAAAAGAAGGCGGGAGGCTCCTGAAAGGGAAAAATAA
- a CDS encoding MogA/MoaB family molybdenum cofactor biosynthesis protein has product MYRGGIVTLSDKGAAGEREDVSGAVIKEILEGAGFEVVSYRLLADEGEELKEELIRLSDEVGCDLVLTTGGTGFSPRDVTPEATLSVADRNAPGIAEAIRAYSMTVTKRAMLSRGASVIRGSTLIINLPGSPKAVRESLEYILDTLSHGLEILSGRGGECARK; this is encoded by the coding sequence ATGTACCGAGGAGGAATCGTAACCTTAAGTGATAAGGGAGCCGCCGGAGAGCGGGAAGATGTAAGCGGCGCAGTCATAAAAGAGATACTGGAAGGTGCGGGCTTTGAAGTGGTCAGCTACAGACTTCTGGCTGATGAAGGAGAGGAGCTTAAGGAAGAGCTTATACGCTTAAGCGATGAAGTGGGCTGCGATCTGGTCCTGACTACAGGAGGGACCGGTTTTTCTCCCAGGGATGTGACCCCGGAGGCCACTCTTTCCGTCGCGGACCGCAATGCACCGGGGATTGCCGAGGCCATACGGGCTTACAGCATGACAGTGACCAAGAGGGCCATGTTAAGCAGAGGTGCCAGTGTTATCCGTGGATCGACCCTCATCATCAACCTTCCCGGAAGTCCCAAAGCAGTAAGAGAGAGCCTGGAATACATTCTGGATACTCTTTCCCATGGTTTGGAGATCCTTTCAGGCAGAGGCGGAGAATGTGCCAGAAAATAA
- a CDS encoding MOSC domain-containing protein, whose protein sequence is MGKVMAVCISERKGTQKTRVDEGYFIEEYGIEGDAHAGKWHRQVSLLSFDTIEDFKARGAEIGNGAFGENVIVQGIDLIHLPIGTRLACKDILLEVTQIGKECHSHCEIYKKMGECIMPTNGIFTRVLHGGIMKEGDEITVCTEEES, encoded by the coding sequence ATGGGAAAGGTAATGGCTGTCTGTATCAGTGAAAGAAAAGGAACTCAGAAAACCAGAGTGGATGAAGGATATTTTATAGAAGAATACGGAATCGAAGGAGATGCTCATGCAGGCAAATGGCACCGGCAGGTAAGTCTTTTATCCTTTGATACCATCGAGGATTTTAAGGCAAGAGGTGCTGAGATCGGAAATGGAGCCTTTGGGGAAAACGTCATTGTCCAGGGCATTGATTTAATCCATCTTCCCATCGGTACCAGATTAGCCTGCAAAGACATCCTTTTGGAAGTGACCCAGATCGGAAAGGAATGTCACAGCCACTGTGAGATATACAAGAAAATGGGAGAATGCATCATGCCCACTAACGGGATCTTTACAAGAGTTCTCCATGGAGGGATTATGAAGGAAGGAGATGAAATTACCGTATGTACCGAGGAGGAATCGTAA
- the moaA gene encoding GTP 3',8-cyclase MoaA, whose amino-acid sequence MKDSCNRTIDYIRISVTDRCNLRCLYCMPEEGVVPMRHEDILTYGEIVRICEAGARLGIRKVKVTGGEPLVRKDIEVLIKELTAIPGIQDVTMTTNGCLLKEKAAALKSAGLSSVNVSLDTLDPVRFAKITRRDSFESVVEGIESALAAGLKVKINCAVMEELTKEDVLAFARFSMERRIPVRFIEMMPIGQGKNYKAMENDDLAEILSEAFGELRESREVKGNGPAVYYTWGEGAGFVGFISAVSHKFCGSCNRVRLTSDGFLKLCLDSPVGVDLKGPMRAGISDDSLFELMNQSIRNKPESHHFEEDCGETGLNMNQIGG is encoded by the coding sequence ATGAAAGACAGCTGTAACAGAACCATTGATTATATCCGGATTTCCGTTACGGACCGGTGCAATTTAAGGTGCCTATACTGCATGCCTGAGGAGGGAGTCGTCCCCATGCGCCATGAGGACATCCTCACCTACGGGGAAATTGTAAGGATCTGCGAGGCAGGCGCCCGCCTTGGGATCCGAAAGGTAAAGGTGACGGGCGGAGAGCCTTTGGTGAGAAAGGATATAGAGGTTCTGATCAAAGAACTGACAGCCATTCCGGGAATCCAGGATGTGACCATGACCACCAATGGCTGCCTGTTAAAGGAAAAAGCGGCCGCATTAAAGTCTGCTGGCTTATCCAGCGTCAATGTGAGCCTGGATACCCTGGATCCTGTGCGTTTTGCTAAGATCACCAGGAGGGATTCCTTTGAATCCGTTGTGGAAGGAATCGAAAGCGCATTGGCAGCGGGGCTGAAAGTAAAAATCAACTGTGCGGTAATGGAGGAGCTGACAAAGGAAGATGTGCTGGCTTTTGCCCGTTTTTCCATGGAACGCAGGATCCCGGTCCGTTTTATCGAAATGATGCCCATCGGCCAGGGAAAAAATTATAAGGCAATGGAAAACGACGATTTGGCGGAGATCTTATCAGAGGCTTTCGGTGAGCTTAGGGAAAGCCGGGAGGTAAAGGGTAACGGTCCTGCCGTTTATTATACGTGGGGAGAGGGGGCAGGTTTTGTGGGCTTTATCAGCGCTGTCAGCCATAAATTCTGCGGTTCCTGCAACCGGGTGAGGCTGACCTCTGACGGCTTTTTAAAGCTTTGTCTGGACAGCCCTGTTGGAGTGGATTTAAAGGGACCTATGCGCGCCGGGATTTCCGATGACAGTCTTTTTGAGCTGATGAATCAGAGCATCAGGAATAAGCCGGAAAGCCATCATTTTGAAGAAGACTGTGGGGAAACAGGCCTTAACATGAACCAAATAGGAGGATAA
- the moaC gene encoding cyclic pyranopterin monophosphate synthase MoaC gives MNGLTHFDEQGNARMVDVGEKAETDRIAVAHGFITVNEEVFNAISFGTAKKGDVLGVARVAGIMGAKRTSELIPLCHGLMLTKCAVDFVLHRETLSVEAVCTVKTQGKTGVEMEALTGVNIALLTIYDMCKAMDRGMVISDICLLKKDGGKSGLYEKVSDGRGSGS, from the coding sequence ATGAACGGACTGACACATTTTGATGAACAGGGAAACGCCCGCATGGTGGACGTAGGTGAAAAGGCGGAGACAGACCGGATCGCCGTTGCACATGGGTTTATTACGGTCAATGAGGAAGTTTTTAACGCCATTTCCTTTGGTACCGCAAAAAAGGGCGATGTCCTGGGAGTGGCCAGGGTGGCCGGGATCATGGGGGCGAAGAGAACCTCTGAACTGATTCCCCTGTGCCATGGGCTGATGCTTACAAAATGCGCGGTGGATTTTGTGCTTCACCGGGAAACACTTTCGGTGGAGGCGGTCTGCACGGTCAAGACCCAGGGAAAGACCGGGGTGGAGATGGAAGCCCTGACCGGGGTGAATATCGCGCTGCTTACCATATACGACATGTGCAAGGCAATGGACCGGGGTATGGTCATCAGTGATATCTGCCTTTTAAAAAAGGATGGCGGCAAGAGCGGGTTATATGAAAAGGTCTCAGATGGCAGAGGGAGCGGATCATGA
- a CDS encoding molybdopterin-binding protein, which yields MKEIKTIDSVGQVLCHDMTQIIPGVIKDARFRKGHVVTEEDIPVLLSMGKEHIFIWEKDDSLYHENEAAEILCSLCLNDHMERSQAKEGKIELKSTVRGLLKIDTGLLDKINSQGNMMIASRHPNTPVEPGDKLCGTRIIPLVIEKEKMEEVKDLCGGKKIFAILPYLDKKVGLVTTGSEVFHGRVKDSFGPVLKAKVEEFGGKILGQTVTDDKPEHTTSAILEFIRQGADMVLVSGGMSVDPDDKTPLAIRNTGAEVISYGAPVLPGAMFLLSYYRKDGKKIPIAGLPGCVMYSKRTVFDLVLPRLMADDPVTKEDLDKLGKGGLCLSCDVCYYPNCGFGKGW from the coding sequence ATGAAGGAAATCAAAACCATAGATTCGGTGGGGCAGGTGCTCTGCCACGATATGACCCAGATCATACCTGGAGTCATAAAGGATGCAAGATTCAGGAAAGGACATGTAGTGACAGAGGAGGACATTCCGGTGCTCCTGTCCATGGGAAAAGAACATATATTTATATGGGAAAAGGATGATTCCCTGTATCATGAAAATGAAGCTGCTGAAATCCTGTGCAGTCTTTGCTTAAATGACCATATGGAGCGCAGTCAGGCAAAGGAAGGAAAAATTGAATTGAAATCAACTGTTCGGGGCCTGTTAAAAATAGATACCGGACTTTTGGATAAAATAAACAGCCAGGGAAACATGATGATCGCTTCCAGACACCCCAACACTCCCGTAGAGCCTGGAGACAAGCTGTGTGGAACCAGAATCATTCCTCTTGTCATTGAAAAGGAAAAGATGGAAGAAGTCAAAGACCTTTGCGGCGGAAAGAAGATCTTTGCTATATTGCCTTACCTGGACAAAAAGGTAGGGCTGGTGACCACTGGAAGCGAGGTATTCCACGGAAGGGTAAAGGATTCCTTTGGTCCTGTTTTAAAGGCAAAGGTGGAAGAGTTCGGTGGTAAAATCCTTGGACAAACAGTCACCGATGATAAACCGGAGCACACCACGTCAGCGATCCTTGAATTTATCCGGCAGGGAGCTGATATGGTGCTCGTCAGCGGAGGGATGAGTGTTGATCCGGATGACAAGACTCCCCTTGCCATCCGCAATACAGGGGCAGAGGTGATATCCTACGGTGCTCCCGTTCTTCCCGGAGCCATGTTCTTACTTTCTTATTACAGAAAGGACGGGAAAAAAATTCCCATAGCAGGGCTTCCCGGATGCGTCATGTATTCCAAGAGAACGGTATTTGATCTGGTGCTTCCAAGACTCATGGCCGATGATCCGGTGACAAAGGAAGACCTTGACAAGCTGGGAAAGGGAGGACTCTGTCTTTCCTGCGATGTCTGTTATTATCCAAACTGCGGTTTTGGAAAGGGTTGGTAG
- a CDS encoding winged helix-turn-helix domain-containing protein — translation MEEIKQQERNLKYHLKLRVYYEERNFGPGVADLMKLVRERGSLSAACQELHMAYSKAWKIINKAEEDLGFSLMEGRRGGENGGNTVLTPQGEKFLEQYLAFSQAVETAAEELFYKYFS, via the coding sequence ATGGAAGAAATAAAGCAGCAGGAAAGAAATCTTAAGTATCATTTAAAGCTTCGTGTTTATTATGAAGAGCGTAATTTCGGTCCCGGGGTGGCAGACTTAATGAAGCTGGTGAGGGAGAGGGGATCTCTTTCGGCGGCTTGCCAGGAACTGCATATGGCTTATTCCAAGGCCTGGAAGATCATTAACAAGGCGGAAGAGGATCTGGGATTTTCCCTGATGGAAGGACGAAGAGGAGGAGAAAACGGAGGAAATACCGTTTTGACTCCCCAGGGCGAAAAGTTCTTAGAGCAGTATCTGGCCTTTTCACAGGCAGTGGAAACGGCGGCGGAAGAATTATTTTACAAATATTTTTCCTGA
- the yqeC gene encoding selenium cofactor biosynthesis protein YqeC, producing the protein MGAKSVYTMKNQEGKPVVTRRTSLWEALGFPLKDHMVISFTGGGGKTSAMYSLADELAHMGKRVIVTTSTHIFCPEDREVVPADRAETVKEFLKGREKRHSDRVGQVLVTGQSAAGGKLKGMDLREMEQLPDLADVLLVEADGAKRLPLKIPREGEPVLLKGTHVVIGCAGLDAIGCPWEEKCFRWELAEQAFGWQTENSLITPAQAGRILISSQGTRKGAESMEYRILLNKADNEARISDGIRIVESLGEEWTGRCVMTSFFTIEKDQNGRNKAAGKKS; encoded by the coding sequence ATGGGTGCAAAAAGTGTTTATACCATGAAAAACCAGGAGGGAAAACCGGTCGTGACCAGGAGGACTTCCCTGTGGGAAGCCCTGGGGTTTCCGCTTAAGGACCATATGGTCATTTCCTTTACCGGCGGCGGCGGTAAGACCAGCGCCATGTATTCCCTGGCTGATGAGCTGGCTCACATGGGAAAACGCGTGATCGTCACCACCAGCACCCATATCTTTTGTCCTGAGGACCGGGAGGTAGTGCCGGCAGACCGGGCTGAAACCGTTAAAGAATTTCTAAAGGGCCGGGAAAAACGGCATTCTGACCGGGTGGGCCAGGTTCTGGTAACAGGACAGTCTGCAGCCGGGGGAAAGTTAAAAGGCATGGATCTCCGGGAAATGGAGCAGCTTCCGGATCTTGCAGACGTGCTTCTGGTAGAGGCAGATGGAGCAAAACGCCTGCCTCTGAAGATCCCAAGGGAAGGGGAGCCTGTGCTTTTAAAAGGCACCCATGTGGTGATCGGATGTGCCGGACTGGATGCCATAGGCTGTCCCTGGGAAGAAAAGTGCTTCCGGTGGGAGCTTGCAGAACAGGCATTTGGCTGGCAGACGGAAAATAGTCTGATCACCCCGGCCCAGGCCGGCAGAATCCTTATAAGCAGCCAGGGGACCAGAAAGGGAGCAGAATCCATGGAGTACCGGATTTTGCTGAATAAAGCCGATAATGAAGCCAGGATATCCGACGGGATCCGCATTGTGGAATCCCTGGGGGAAGAATGGACCGGACGTTGTGTGATGACCAGTTTTTTTACCATAGAGAAGGATCAGAATGGAAGAAATAAAGCAGCAGGAAAGAAATCTTAA